A portion of the Esox lucius isolate fEsoLuc1 chromosome 20, fEsoLuc1.pri, whole genome shotgun sequence genome contains these proteins:
- the invs gene encoding inversin codes for MASDTPASGPAPLGSQVHAAAVNGDRSALVRLVTADPSLRDREDQFGRTPLMYCVLADRLDCAETLLKAGASVNKADHSQRTALHLAAQKGNVRFLKLLLCNRADWLQKDLEDMTPLHLATRHPSPKPLALLLKHIGPGEVDTQDKNKQTALHWSAFYNRPEHVRLLIKHDSNIGIPDSEGKIPLHWAAHSQEHTATHTVRCILEAAPTESLLNWQDYEGRTPLHFAVADGNEAVVEVLTSYEGCSVTAYDNLFRTPLHWAALLGHARIVHLLLERNTSGTIPSDSQGATPLHYGAQSNYAETVGVFLSHPSVKDDPDLEGRTAFMWAAGKGSNEVIRTMLTLTPHIDINTSDKYGGTALHASALSGHVSTVRLLLERGAMVDSLDVMKHTPLFRACEMGHRDVILTLIRGGARVDLVDVDGHTALHWAALGGNAEVCQLLMENGISPNVQDQAGRTPLQCAAYGGYITCMGVLMENNADPNIQDKEGRTALHWSCNNGYLDAVKLLLSCGAFPNHMEHNEERYTPLDYALLREHSEVTQYMLEHGALSIAAIQDIAAASIQAVYKGYTVRKAFTDRKQLLMRHELLRKDAAKKREEEQRRREAEQQISLARTEKQRMLLARAEKEQLSLAETMKELSVCEREAGGGDKTAPKVEHTKRKEESKHRAHSSRSSKRGTDSAPSNYPDPVVTSDPVSQGSRVKERLSPTGCRRSPSPKPRPPNTRRTQKRISANSQTPNTQSTSTTHTTANAHTSPSTTYTTANTHHTRANTHTSPSTTHTTANTHTSPCTTVDHQAPGTKKCPPRRKRDTPITTPIPRNKDHTTDHATDHTPTRNKKNTHTTTNSPKKLTHPATDHSSSSSKNRTKVTPHTTTHSQCSSSSKPREGDPDQAACTIQRAWRRFLVRRRLRQALGSAKGVESSEATSLLLQLLWERPVFPDHSPIRSRTKPVARVPPTKTADKSSVLQSIYGGSVARRGRSLRGAQSQILLDLSLRTHSQLSSMECVHLCDAVGQARQYSYHLRPHSTGQGAQGKR; via the exons GCTTCTGACACTCCAGCGTCAGGACCTGCTCCTCTGGGCTCCCAGGTCCATGCAGCTGCCGTCAATGGAGACCGGAGTGCCCTCGTCAGACTCGTCACAG CGGATCCCTCTCTGCGTGACCGCGAGGACCAGTTTGGGCGCACCCCCCTGATGTACTGCGTCCTGGCTGACCGGCTGGACTGTGCCGAGACGCTGCTGAAGGCCGGGGCCTCTGTCAACAAGGCAGACCACAGCCAGCGCACTGCCCTGCACCTGGCTGCACAGAAG GGGAATGTGCGGTTCCTGAAGCTCCTTCTGTGTAATCGTGCTGATTGGCTGCAGAAGGATCTAGAAGATATGACACCCCTTCACCTGGCAACCCGCCACCCCTCCCCCAAACCACTGGCCCTCCTCCTCAAACACATCGGCCCTGGAGAGGTGGACACACAGGACAAgaacaag CAGACGGCCCTCCACTGGTCAGCGTTCTATAACAGGCCGGAGCATGTCAGACTGCTCATCAAACACGACTCCAACATCGGCATCCCAGACAGCGAGGGCAAGATCCCCCTGCATTGGGCTGCCCACAGCCAGGAGCACACCGCCACACACACCGTCCGCTGTATACTG gaggcaGCCCCGACCGAGTCCCTGTTGAACTGGCAGGACTACGAGGGACGCACGCCGCTGCACTTTGCCGTTGCCGACGGTAATGAGGCGGTGGTGGAGGTGCTGACGTCGTATGAAGGCTGCAGCGTCACGGCCTACGACAACCTGTTCAGGACCCCGCTGCACTGGGCCGCTCTGCTGG gacaTGCCAGGATAGTGCACCTGCTTCTGGAGAGGAACACCTCTGGTACCATCCCATCAGACAGCCAGGGGGCCACGCCTCTTCACTACGGAGCGCAAAGCAACTACGCT GAGACGGTGGGGGTGTTTCTGTCCCACCCCTCAGTGAAGGATGACCCAGACCTGGAGGGCCGCACGGCGTTCATGTGGGCCGCTGGGAAGGGAAGTAATGAAGTGATCCGCACCATGCTGACGCTCACGCCTCACATCGACATCAACACGTCAGACAAGTACGGAGGCACTG cgCTCCATGCATCCGCCCTGTCAGGTCACGTGAGTACAGTGAGGCTGCTGTTGGAAAGAGGGGCTATGGTGGACAGTCTGGATGTGAtgaaacacacacctctgttCCGAGCCTGCGAGATGGGACACCGTGATGTCATCCTGACACTCATCAGAG GCGGTGCTCGTGTGGACCTGGTGGATGTGGACGGACACACTGCTCTGCACTGGGCCGCTCTGGGGGGCAACGCGGAGGTCTGCCAG TTGCTGATGGAGAACGGCATCAGTCCTAACGTCCAGGACCAGGCTGGCAGGACTCCTCTCCAGTGTGCCGCTTATGGAGGATACATCACCTGTATGGGTGTACTCATGGAGAACAACGCTGACCCCAATATACAAGACAAAGAA GGCAGGACAGCTCTCCACTGGTCATGTAACAATGGTTATCTGGACGCCGTGAAGCTGCTGTTGAGCTGCGGTGCCTTCCCCAACCACATGGAGCACAACGAGGAGAG gtacacACCCCTGGACTACGCCCTCCTCAGGGAGCACAGCGAGGTGACCCAGTACATGCTGGAGCACGGAGCTCTGTCCATAGCAGCCATCCAGGACATCGCGGCCGCCTCCATCCAAGCTGTGTATAAGGGATACACCGTCCGCAAGGCCTTCACCGACCGGAAACAGCTGCTGATGAGGCACGAGCTGCTACGCAAGGACGCAGCCAA GAAACGTGAAGAGGAGCAGCGAAGACGAGAGGCGGAGCAGCAAATCTCATTGGCCCGAACTGAGAAGCAGAGGATGTTACTGGCACGAGCTGAGAAGGAGCAGCTTTCATTGGCTGAGACTATGAAGGAGCTgtcagtgtgtgagagagaggctggggGTGGTGATAAGACAGCCCCAAAGGTAGAACACACCAAGAGAAAAGAGGAGTCAAAACACAGAG CACACAGTAGCAGATCTTCCAAGAGAGGGACTGACTCAGCGCCATCTAATTACCCTGACCCTgtggtgacctctgaccctgtaTCCCAGGGTTCTAGGGTCAAGGAACGTCTGTCACCCACAGGCTGCAGACGATCCCCTAGCCCCAAACCCAGACCCCCCAACACACGCAGGACCCAGAAACGCATCTCTGCAAACAGTCAAACTCCTAACACACAATCTAcctctaccacacacactacagccaACGCACACACATCTCCCTCTACCACATACActacagccaacacacac cacactagagccaacacacacacatctccctctaccacacacactacagccaacacacacacatctccctgCACCACAGTGGACCACCAAGCCCCAGGCACCAAGAAATGCCCTCCTAGAAGGAAGAGAGACACACCCATCACCACGCCCATTCCCAGAAACAAGGACCACACTACAGACCATGCTACAGACCACACTCCCACcagaaacaagaaaaacacacataccaCTACAAACAGCCCCAAAAAACTGACACACCCTGCTACAGACCATAGCTCCTCCTCCAGCAAGAATCGCACTAAGGTCACCCCACATACAACCACACATTCACAGTGCTCCAGCAGCAGCAAGCCCAGAGAGGGGGATCCAGATCAGGCTGCCTGCACTATCCAACGAGCCTGGAGGAG GTTCCTTGTGCGAAGAAGACTGAGGCAGGCTCTTGGTTCGGCAAAAGGGGTGGAATCATCTGAGGCCACCTCCCTCCTGCTCCAGCTGCTCTGGGAAAGGCCAGTTTTTCCTGACCACTCCCCTATTAGGAGTAGGACCAAGCCTGTGGCCCGAGTTCCACCCACCAAGACAGCAGACAAGAGCTCAGTGCTGCAAAGCATCTATG GAGGTTCTGTTGCCCGAAGGGGCCGGTCTCTCAGGGGTGCTCAGTCCCAGATACTACTGGACCTGTCACTTCGTACACACAGCCAGC TGAGCAGTATGGAGTGTGTTCACCTGTGTGACGCGGTGGGCCAGGCAAGGCAGTACTCCTACCACCTCCGACCCCACAGCACTGGACAAGGGGCGCAGGGCAAACGATGA